Below is a window of Nocardia asteroides DNA.
TGCCCCGGGAGGTGACGGTCCGGCTGCTGGTCACCGCGGGCAGCCCGCTGGGCCTGGATGCCGTGCACACCAAGCTGCTCGCCGGCGGCCCGCGCAGGCCCGACCGCGTCGGCGACTGGCTCAACACCTGGTACGCCGGCGATCCGATCGCCATCGGCTGCCCACTGCGTCCCACCTGGGGCCCGGACCTGCGCGAACTCCCGGTCGACAACCCCAAGGAGCGCGCGCACGACATCCCCGAATATCTCGCCCACGCGGCGGTGGCGGCGACGATCGGGCAGGCCGCGGCCGGCTGAGCCGACAGCGGCGAGGCGGGGACGGTGTCACCGTCCCCGCCTCGCGTGCCGCTCACGGGGTGAACGGGCGCTGGTCGAGGAACGCGGCGTCGGCATGGAGGGTGAACAGGTTCGGCACCTGGTCCGGCGGCATGATCGCCATGATCCGGCGATGGAACTGCGCGTAGCCGCCGGTGAACGCGCCGTCGTCCCACACCTCGAGCAGAGCGCCGGTGAACTGCCCGTGGCCCGGCCCGTCGTAGGACAGCTGCGAATCCTGGCAGCCCGACAGCAGCACGACACCCGCCTCGAGCACCGCGCGTGACTGCGGCCCGCTCAGCTCCTGGACGAACGAATACAGCTGGGCGCGGCGCTTGTTGTCCTCGGCCTGTACGTCCAGCGGCATGGCCTTGGCGCTGCCGTGGACGACCGTGCCGAGGCCGTCCGCGCCCGCCTCGGCCAGGCCGGCGATCGCGGTTCTGGCCTCGCGGGTGAACGCGTCGCGGGTGACGGTGCCGCTGTGGCAGCTGTCCGAGCACACCACGACCCGCACGCCCGCCGCGAACCGCGACCACATCCGGTACAGCTCGTCGTCGACGATCTGGCGGTCGA
It encodes the following:
- a CDS encoding caspase family protein, which translates into the protein MSGYSLHIGLNRVDPAAYHGWDGALAGCVNDAEAMAALAAAQGFAAPRVLLDAAATSFAIIGEIARLARTARAGDLVLISYSGHGAQTPDVDGEEDDRQDETWVAFDRQIVDDELYRMWSRFAAGVRVVVCSDSCHSGTVTRDAFTREARTAIAGLAEAGADGLGTVVHGSAKAMPLDVQAEDNKRRAQLYSFVQELSGPQSRAVLEAGVVLLSGCQDSQLSYDGPGHGQFTGALLEVWDDGAFTGGYAQFHRRIMAIMPPDQVPNLFTLHADAAFLDQRPFTP